GTGATCACCGCCGTGGGCACGCCCGACACCACCCCTCGCACCGTCGCCGCGGCGATCGACTCGCCGGTCCGCGCCCTCGAGCCGCCTCCTCCGCGAGGCTGATGGTCCACGCGCGCCCATGCGCGCGCCCGCGCGGGACCCTCCCGCGCGCGACCCACACGACCGATCGCCACGTGCGTCCCGCCCCCGCGGATGCGCGCGCTGTCGATCGATGGACCATCCCATGACCACCCGACTCCCGCACGGCCGTCGTGCGCTCGTGCGGCTCGCGATCCCCATCGCGATCCCTCTCGCGCTCGCGATCCCGACCGTCGCCGCCCCCGCCGGGGCGCAGACCGACTTCTACAACACCGACCGCGGCCGGCCGCTGCGCACCGAGGACGCGCTCGTCATCGAGCGGCGCGCGTTCGAGCTGCAGGCGGCGCCGCTCACCTTCACGCGCGTCGCGCGCGGCGTGTCGCAGTGGGGGATCGCGCCGGAGCTCGCGTGGGGCTTCGCGCCGCGCACGCAGCTCGAGGTCGCGCTCCCCATCGCCGTGCAGGACGACGGGACGCGCCCGCGTGCGCTCACCGCGCTCGCCGGCGTCGAAGTGGAACTGCTCCACCAGCTCAACGCCGAGACGACGACGCTGCCCGCCTTCGCGCTCGGCGCGGGGGTGCACCTGCCGGTCGGGCCACTCGCGCCGGCGCGCGAGCTGGTGTCGTTGCGGGCGCTGGCCACGCGCACGCTCGCCTGGGGGCGGGTGCACCTGAACGGCGCGTACACCGTCGGGGACGACCTCGCACCGGGGGATCGCGGTGCGGACGACGCCTCGCGATGGGCGGCCGGAATCGCCGTCGATCACACCTTCCCGCTGCGTTCGCTGCTCGTCGGCGCGGAGGCCCACGCCATCGCGCCGCTCCTCGCCGATGCGGCGACGGAGTGGCGCGTGGGGGCCGGCGTCCGGCAGCAGCTCTCGCCGCGCGTCGCGCTCGACGCGGGGATCGGGCGACGGATCTCGGAGGGCGGGGCCGGGTGGACGCTCACCTTCGGCGCCGCGTATGCGTTCGCGCCACCGGGGATGCCAGGATTCGGCGGGAGGGTCCGCTGATGCCGCGCCTGAATACCCAGAGGCGACTGATCGCGGCGGTCGCGTTCGCCGCGGCGTTCACGGGCGCCGCGCGCGACGCGCGCGCGCAGTGGAGCACCGTCTACGAGCAGTTCTATCTCCCCGCCGACCACAACTTCGCGTTCCGGCGCTACTACCCCGGCGCCGACCGGCTCTTCAACGCCTTCGACTACGGGCACGCGATCCTCTACGAGAAGCTCTGGACGCGTCCCGCCGACGCGGCGCGGATCCTCGAAGGGGAGACGTACACCTTCCTCACCACCGAGCTGCTGAACCGCCCGCCGCGACTCCCGCTGGTGGAGGACGCGATCGAGCCCCGCTATGCGCGACTCGCGCCCGAGGCGAAGGCGATGTTCGAGTGGGCGCATGTGCTGCACCGGCAGGCATACGACATCCTCGCCGACGAGCGGCTCGACGCGGCGGCGAAGGACCGCGCCATGGCGCGCGTGCTCGCGTACTACCGCTCGCGTCCCGACCTCGCGTTCAGCGTCCGGCCGAAGAACATGTCGCTCATGCAGGAGCAGCCCTACTCGCTCGCGTTCCGGCAGGGCTTCCCGAAGTTCAACGGCCTCATCTGGGCGTACCACTGGCTCCAGGTGGGGCTCTACGAGCCGCTGATGGTGGGGCGCACGGTGGAGGAGCGGCAAGCCGGCGTCGCCGCGACGGTCGCCCGCTTCCGGCAGATGCTCCCCGGCGCCCCAGAGGGCTATCCGGTGCTGATGCCGATGACCGGGGCCATCGCGCCCACGTTCGCGGCGCGGTATCCGGAGATCGCCATCATCTTCGACAACCTCCACTCGATGCACGACGTGATCTCGGACATCCTCGCCAACGCGTCGGTGCCGCGCGGGAAGAAGCGCGAGCTCATCCTCGTGGCGGCGCGCGCGTATCGCGACGACACCACCGACGTCATGACGGTGGCGGGGTGGAAGCGGATGACCGAACTCATGGGGGTGGAGAACCAGGGCGGCCCGTCGGTGGGGTTCCTCCCCGCGCTCCCCAAGCCGACCATGCCGCGAGGGGCGGTGATGCGGCACGACAAGGACGGGAACCCGATCGGGGGGCACGACCACCACTGAAGGATGACTCGGGAGGCGGGCGGTCCCCCGGCCGCCCGCCCCCGCGGCGGAGTAGGGGATTCCCCTAGGAAATCTGGGAATGCTCCTTATAGTTGCGCGTTTTCCGCACCCCTAGCCTTCAGCCCATGAGCGACGACCTCATTCGCGTGATTCTCGCCGACGACCATGCCGTCGTCCGCGCCGGGCTGAAGGCCGTGCTCGGCTCGGCGAAGGACATGCTCGTGGTCGGCGAGGCTTCCAACGGCCCCGAGGCGGTGGCCCTGGCAGAACGCCTGACGCCTGATGTGGTGATCATGGACCTCTCGATCGGCGAAGTCGATGGTGGCCAGGCCACCAAGATGCTGATCGAGAAGGGCATCCCCTCCCGCGTGCTCATCCTGACGATGCATCCGGAGGAGGACTACCTCGTCCCGATGCTCGAGGCCGGCGCCTCGGGGTTCCTCCCCAAGACAGCGGCGGACAAGGACCTGATCGACGCGGTGCGCACGGTGGCCCGCGGCGACGTGTTCGTGCGCGCCGAGGCGGCGCGGATCCTCGCGAAGGGCTACCAGCGCAAGGACCCGATGCACGAGGACCGGGCGCGGTACGAGCGCCTGACCGAGCGCGAGCGCGACGTGCTGCGCCTCACCGCGCAGGGCTACTCGGCGCCCGAGATCGGCGAGCGGCTGTTCATCTCGCCCAAGACGGTGGACACGTACAAGCAGCGGATCCAGGACAAACTGGGGTTGTCGCATCGGCATGAGTATGTGCAGTTCGCGCTGCGGCTCGGATTGCTGCACGCGTAGACAGGATGAAGGTGGAAGGATGAAAGTGGAAAGTGCGGCGATGCGGTGGCTCCCCCGGGCCGAGCGTCGCCGCGCTATTTTGCGTCCATGCTGACCACCACCTCGAAACTCCGGCTCACGGTCGGTGCCGGTGTCCTCGCGCTCCTGCTCGTCGGCGTCGTGGCGCTCGAGGCGACGCAGCGGGCGGCGGTGGCGGTCGGTGACACGAGCGAGTTGCGGGTGGTGCAAGGGCTGCTCGCCGTGCTCCTCCTCGTCGGGCTGGTGCTCGCCTGGTTCGCGTACGCGTCGCTGCAGGACGATCTCGTGCAGCGCGCGGAGGCGGAGCAGGCGCTGCGGTCGTCCGAGGCCAAGTTCGCGGGGATCCTCGAGATCGCGGCCGACGCGATCATCTCGATCGACGAACTGCAGCGCATCCTGCACTTCAACCGCGGGGCGGAGCTCGCGTTCGGGTACTCGGCGAACGAGGTGCTCGGGCAGCCGCTCTCCACGCTCATGCCCGACCGGTTCCGGCACGGGCACGACACGCATGTCCGCTCGTTCGGGCAGGCGCAGGAGACGTCGCGGCAGATGGGGGAGCGGCGCGAGATCTACGGGCTGCGGCGCGACGGGACCGAGTTCGCGGCCGAGGCGTCGATCTCGAAGCTGACGCGCGTGGGCGGGAACCGGATCTTCACGGTCCTCCTGCGCGACGTCTCGGAACGGAAGAAGCGGGAGGAGGGGCAGCGGCAACTCGCGACGGCAGTGGCGAAGCTCGGCGAGACGCTCGAGGTGGAGGTCACCGAGCGCTCGATCGCGCAGCTCGCGCTCCCCTGGCTCGGCTGCGGCGCGATCCTCGACGTGCTCACCGGGACGCACCAGCTGCGTCGCGTGGTGCCGGTGACCGGGGACGCCGCGCTCGACGCGGCGCTGGCGGCGGTGGCCGAGCATCCGATCGATTTCGATTCACCGTCCCGGGTGGTGGACGTGCTGCGGCGCGCGCGCACCGACGTCGCCGAGGCGACGGACGAGTGGATCGAGGCGCACAGTGGCGACCTCGCGGAGTTCGACCGGATGCGCGCGCTGGGGATGGGGCCGGTGATCCTGCTTCCCCTGATCGCGCGTGAACACGTGCTCGGCGTGCTCAAGGTGTTCCGGCGTCAGGGGCGGCCGTCGTTCACCGAAGCGGAGGTCCACATCGCCGAGGAGCTGGCGGTGCGGGCGGCGTTCGCGCTCGACAACGCGCGGCTCTACGCGACGGCGCGGCAGGCGACGCACGAGCGCGACCATGCGCTCGGGGTCGTCTCGCACGACCTGCGCAATCCCATCTCGGCGATCGGGATGAGCGCGCGCGCACTGCTCGCGGCGCTCCCGCCGGACGACGCGGCGAAGCGCGAGCTGGTCGGCAACATCATGGCGAGCCAGGACCTCACGCAGCGGATGATCCGCGACCTGCTCGACGTGGCGAGCATCCAGATGGGCCGGCTCTCGGTGGAGCGGCGGACCGAGGCGCCGCTGCCGATCCTGGAGCGTGCGATGGCGCTCTTCCAGCGAGAGGCGGAGGACAAGTCGATCGCGTTCACGCTCGAGGCGGACGCGAGTCTCCCCACGGTGAGCGGCGACCCGGAGCGGCTGCTGCAGGTGCTGGCGAACCTCGTCGCCAATGCGCTGCGGTTCACCGAGCGGGGCGGGCGGATCACGGTGCGCGCGCGTCGCGCCGGCGACGAGGTGGAGATGAGCGTGACCGACACCGGCGCGGGGATCCCGGCGGCGAACATGCCGAGGATCTTCGAGCGCTACTGGACGGTGCGGGGGAACGCGCCGAAGGGCGGGACGGGACTCGGGCTCGCGATCGCGCGGAGCATCGTCGAGGCGCACGGCGGGCGCATCTGGGCCGAGTCGGTGCTCGGCGAGGGGAGCACGTTCCGGTTCACCGTGAAGGTCGCGAACTGAGCACTTCGCGATAGGCGGCGTCGAGCCGGTCGAGCTCGACCTCCCAGGAACGCGCCTCGGCGTGCGCGCGCGCGGGGAACGCGAGACCGTTCACCTCATCGCGGAGATTGTCGGCGACGCCGCCGGCCGGCGTGGCGATCACCGGCGTTCCAGAGGCCATCGCCTCGAGGATCACGAGCCCCAACGTCTCGGTGGTGGAGGAGAAGAGGAAGGCGTCGGCGCTGGCGTTGGCGCCGGCAGCGTCGCCGCCGACCGACGGGTTCTTCACCGGTGCCGCGTTCGTCGGGGCCGTGCCCGAGGCCGATGTGCCGGCCCGCATCCCCTGGTTCTCCGGGTGGACGGATCCCGCCCCGACTCCGGCGCCGATCCCGCGCGGGATCATCGCGGGCGCCGTGCGCTCGCCGTTCCGCGGGCTCCTGCCGAACGTCGTGGTGCGCGAGGTGGAGTCCGCCGCGAGCACGACGACGGCGGCGAACGCGACGTTCTCCTTGAGCGCCGACGTCGGGACCGCGCTCGTCGAGCTCGACGGCCTCCCCGCCGAGTGCACCGCGCCGGCCGCACGCGCGGTCACGGTGCCGGCGAACGCGACGGTGACGGTGGAGCTGCTCGTCGACTGCTGGCCGTTCGCCGGCGCGACGACGCTCGCGCCCGGTGCCGACTTCATGTGTGCGGTCGCGAAGCATGGGCCGCACTGCTGGGGCGCGAACGCGCGCGGGCAACTGGGCATCGGGAGCACGAGCGACTCGCTGCTGCCGTCGCTCGTGTCCGGCGGCTACACGAGCGTCACCGCCGGAGTCGCGCACGCCTGCGGGCGCACCTCGGCGGCCGACGTCCGCTGTTGGGGCGCCGGCGACGCCGGCCAGCTCGGGAACGGGGCGCTCACCGATCGCCTCACGCCGACACCGGTCGCCGGCGGACACGCGTTCCTCGCCGTCTCCGCGGGTGACGCACACACCTGCGCCGTGAAGGGCGACGGCAGCGTCTGGTGCTGGGGAACGAACGCGAGCGGACAACTGGGGACGGGCAGCACGTCGTCCTCCGCGTCCCCGGTCCTCGTCGCGTCGAGCGTGTCGTTCGCGACGGTCGCGGCCGGTGCGCAGCACACCTGCGCGCTCGACCGCGGCGGCGCGGCGTGGTGCTGGGGTGCCGGGACGGCCGGCGAACTCGGTGACGGCGCGAGCACCACGCGGCTCGAGCCGGTCGCCGTCGCGACCGCGGAACGGTTCGCCGCCCTCACGCTGCGCGGCGCGCACGCGTGCGGCACCACCGCGGCGGGCGCCGTCCTCTGCTGGGGCGAGAACCTCGACGGCGCGCTCGGCGACGGGACGAACGCGCCGCGCACCTCGCCCACGACCGTCCTGCACAACGGGAAGCTCTCGACCGTCGCCGCAGGCGCGCGGCACACCTGTGCCGTCTCCACGGGCGCGATCGCGCTCTGTTGGGGCGCCAACGCCGCCGGACAACTCGGCATCGGTACCACCGCCCCCAGGAACACGCCGACCGCCGCGCCCTCCGCGACGAATCTCTCGCAGCTGTCGGCGGGTCCCGACTACACCTGCGGCGTCACGAGCGGTGCGGTCACCGGCACGGACGGCAACATCGTCGTGATCTCCACGCGCTCGCTGCTCTGCTGGGGCAGCAACGCGGGCGGGCAGTTCGGTCGCGGCGATCGCACGTCGAGCCTGCTGCCGGCCGGCGCCGCGTTCGGCCTCACCTTCCGGTAGCGCCGCTCCTCGCCGCGTACTCCTCCCACACGATCCGCGTGAGGTCCACCATGAGCCGCGTCGCGTCGGCGCGCTCGGGGATCGCGCGCGTGAGGATCACGAGCACGAACGGACGCCCGCCCGCGGGATAGACGATCGCCGCATCGTGCGTCGTCGCGGTGATCCAGCCCGTCTTGTGCGCGACGCGCGTGCCCGCGGGGAGGCCGGCGGGAATCTCGTCATTGAACTCCTGTCGCATCAACGTCTCACGCATCGCCTGCGTGGCCCAGACGCTCGCGACCTGCCCGCGTTCGAGGGCGGCGAGGAGTTTCCCCAGTCCGCGCGCGGTCGTCACGTTGTTGAGGCCGGCCCGGAAGGCGGGGCCGTCCTCGACGCCGCGCCGCACGAGGACGCCCGCACCACCGAGCCGGTCGGTGAAGGCGGTCACGCGCGTCGCGTCGAGCCGGTCGATGAGGACGTTCGTCGCGAGGTTGCTCGAGCGCACGATCATGCGCTCGTTGAGTTCGCGGTACGAGATGGGCGCGCCCACGCGGTCGTAGAGCGCGTCGTCGGAGTCGTCGCTCGCGCTGAGGGCATAGGGCGAGCCGTCGACGATGGAGCGAAAGGCGTTCGCGAGCGGGATGCGCGCGTCGAGGTCGAGGGTGCCCTCGTCGGCTCGGCGGAAGAGCTCGAACATCACGGGCACCTTCATGGTGCTCGCGGCGTGGAAGCTCACGGTGTCGCCGACGCCGAGGGTGGCGCCGGTGGCGAGGTCTTCAATGAAGAGGCCGACCTCGGCGCCGCGGGTGGCGGCGATGCGCTGCACGAGGCGTTCGCGGAGGGCCGTGGCGCCCTGGAGGAACCCTTGAGCCGGGAGCCGGGTCGAAAGGGAGGCCGTGCAGAGGACGGCCGCGGAGAGTAGGATTCTTGGGTGCACGGGCCGAATATAGCCCGAGCCCGGTGTTCGAGGCGCGGTCGCCGCGCCAGACAGTCCATCGTCCTGGGGGATGCGTGGCGGGATCGCGTGTGGCAGCACTGCTGGGGATGTTGGCGCTCGCGGCCTGCGCGCGCCCGTTGACCGCGCCGAGGCCCGCGGGTCCGATGCCGCCGCCGCCACCGAGCGCGCCGCCGTCGGCGGCCCCGCAGGACAACAAGATCGCCATCGTCGACGAACCGGTGCCGGAGTTGCAGCAGGTGGACCAGCAGGGAAGCGCCGAGAGCGCGCCGCCGCTCCCGATGCCGATCCCCGACATGGCCCCGCCGCCGCCGGCCTGGGACATCGAGGTCGCCCCGTACGAGACCCACGAACGGGTGGAGTACTTCGTGAGTCGCTTCAGCGGCGCCATGAAGCCCACCTTCGAGGTCGCGCTCGCGCGCCAGTCGCGCTACGCGCCGATGATCAAGGAGAAGCTCCGCGGGGCGGGACTGCCCGAGGACATGATCTTCCTGCCGCTCATCGAGAGCTGGTACGACCCGCACGCCTACTCGCGGGCCGCCGCGGTGGGGATGTGGCAGTTCATGACCGCGACCGCGAAGGGCGTCGGGATGCGGGTGGACTGGTGGGTGGACGAGCGGCGCGATCCGGTGCGCGCGACCGACGGCGCGGTGGCGTACCTCGGTGAACTGCGCGAGACCTTCGGCTCGGTCTATCTCGCGGCCGCGGCGTACAACGGCGGGTCGGGGCGCATCTCGCGCGGGCTCGCGCAGCACGCGTCCGCGCTGGAGGGCAGCGAAGGGGATGACCTCTTCTTCGCGCTCTCGTCGCAGCGGAACGCGTTGCGCACCGAGACGAGCGACTACGTACCGAAGCTCATCGCGGCCGCGCTCGTCGGCAAGGATCCGGCGCGCTACGACCTCCATGTCGCGACGGTCGAGCCCTTCCGCTGGGATTCGGTGACCGTGCCGCCGGCGACGCCGCTCGTCGCGGTCGCGCGGGCGCTCGAGGTCCCGCTCGACACCGTGCTCGACTACAACCCGCATATCCTCCGCGGGATGACCCCGCCGACCGGTGGCGCGGTCTGGCTTCGGGTCCCGCACGGCACGACCGAGGGCTTCCTCGCGCGCTTCACGGCGATCCCCGAGGCCGAGCGCGCCGGCGTGAAGCGCGTCGTCACCAAGGACGGCGACTTCATCACGCGGATCGCGCGCGCGAACGGGCTCACGGCGAAGCAGCTCAACTGGTACAACCCGCAGGCGACGCGGCTCCGCAACGGGAACCTGCATCCGGGGCAGCGGATCCTCGTCCCGCGGCTCGACGTGGTGCGCGCGGCGCGCGACGTCCCCGACCCGAAGATCGAGCGCTACGGCACCTCGGCCTCCGGGACCTACGTGGTGAAGCGCGGCGATTCGCTCGGGCTCATCGCGCGGCGGAACGGCACCACGGTGGCGGCGCTCAAGCGGATGAACATGCTGCGGTCGGACAACATCCGCATCGGGCAGAAGCTGCGCGTCAGGTAGTCGCGCGCCACGCCCCGGACTTGCCGCCGTCCTTCTCGAGCAGGCGCACGTCGCCGATCCGCATCCCCTTGTCGGCGCTCTTCGCCATGTCATAGATGGTGAGGAGCGCGACCGACACCGCGGTCAGCGCCTCCATCTCCACGCCGGTCGGCCCCGCGGTGCGCACCTCGGCCTCGCAGCGGATGGCGCGCGCGCGCGGCTCGAAGTGGAAGCGCACCTGCACGTCGCTCAACGCGAGCGGATGACAGAGCGGGATGAGCTCCGCGGTGCGCTTGGCGGCGAGGATGCCGGCGATCCGCGCCGTGCCGAGGACATCGCCCTTCACCAGCTGGGCATCGCGCACGGCGGCGAAGGCCGCGGCGCGCATGGTGATGCGGCCCTCGGCGAGGGCCCGTCGCACGGTGGTCGCCTTGGCGCTCACGTCCACCATAGACGCCTCGCCGCGACGGTCCACGTGCGACAGCCGTGCCTTCGAACGCTTCTTCGCCGTCATCGGGCCGCCTGGACGAGTTGGTCGAGCAGCCGCGCCGCGACGAGCTGCGGATTGACATTGCCGGCGGCCGAGGCCTTCGCCTCCTCGACCGCGGGGACTGCCTTGGTGGCCGCGCGCGCGGTGCGCTCGTCGCCGCGCTGCACCGCGTCGCGCGCGCGCTCGTGGAGCAGCACGGTGAGCGCGTCGAGCACGTCGGTGAAGGCGCCGCGCGCCTTCCCCGCACCGACCGTGAACGCGGCGCGCAGCAGCTGCTCGCGTCCCGAGTCGGCCGCCGAGAGCAACGCGCGCGCCTTGGTCATCGCCGCGGTGCGGTCCGCGCCGCCCAGCAGGGTGCCGGGCGCGCCGTTGGCGAGGCGGAGGAGCTCGTCGGGGAGGAGATTGGGCAGGACGGCCTGCGCGTACGAGTCGGCGAGGAAGCGGCGCATGGCCGCCTCGGGCAACGGCGCGACGCGGATGGAGACGACGCGCGAGCGGATGGTGGGGAGCAGCGCCCCCGGCTCGCTCGACGTGAGGATGAACGTCGTGTCGGCGGGCGGCTCCTCGAGCAGCTTGAGCAACGCGTTGGCGGCCTCGGGGTTCGCCGCCTGCGGCACCATCCGCTCGGCGTCGCCGATCACGAAGACCTTCCGCCGCGCCATCGCCGGCGACTTGCTCGCGAGCTGCACGAGCAGGCGCGTGACGTACCGATAGATGCCCATCGACCCGTCGGGCCGCTCGTAGAGGCCGTTGGCGTCGACGCGCTCCTTGATGTCGGTGTCGAACGCCTCCTTCGCCGCGTCGGGCTCGGTGTCGGAGCCGAGGTTCTTGTGCGGGAAGAACCAGCGCAGGTCGGGATGCTGGAGCTGCAGCGCGTAGCGGCAGTGCTGGCAGAGGCCGCAGGGGCGCCCGTCGGCCTCGCAGAGCAGGACCTGGCCGAGCCAGAGCGCGAGGCGCTGCTTGCCGACACCGGCCGTGCCCTGGAGGAGCAGACTGGCGGGCAGCGTCCCCGCCTGCGCCTGTGCGGCGAGGCGTTCGCGGATCGCGTCGTGACCATAGAGCGGGATGAGCGGCACGGTCGTAAGATAAGGCCCATGCGTACCCTTCGCCTTCTCCTCGTCCCGGCGACCCTCGGCCTCACCGCCGTCATGCCGTCACTCGCGCCGGCGCAGGGGCGCGCCCGCGCGCGCGACCTCGGCGTCGCGCCCGGCATCTTCACGCCGGGACGCCACAATGCCATCACCGACGTCGCCGGGGTGCGCGTGGGGCAGGTGACGCTGCACGAGGGCGATCGCGTGCGGACCGGTATCACCGCCATCCTGCCGCATGGCGGCAACGCCTACCTCTCCCGCGTCCCGGCCGCGCTGCACGTCGGCAACGGCTTCGGGAAGTTCGCGGGCGGCACGCAGCTCGCCGAGCTCGGGGAGATCGAGACGCCGATCCTCCTCACCTGCACGCTCTGCACCTGGAAGGCCGCCGACGCGATGGCCGAATGGATGCTCGAGCGGCCGGGGATGCAGAACATCCGCTCGATCAATCCGATCGTCGGCGAGACGAACGACGGCGGGCTGAACGACATCCGCGCGCGGCCGATCACCGCGGCCGCGGTGCGCGCCGCGCTCGAGGGCGCGACCGACGGCCCCGTCGCCGAAGGGAGCGTCGGTGCGGGGACGGGCACGGTCGCCTTCGGGTGGAAGGGCGGGATCGGCACGGCGTCGCGCACGCTCCCCGCCTCGCTCGGCGGCCACACCGTCGGCGTGCTCGTGCAGTCGAACTTCGGGGGCATCCTCACCGTGATGGGCGCCCCGGTGGGACGCGAGCTCGGGCAGTACGCGTTCCAGCGCGACGTCACGGCCGCGCCTCCCGGGGCCGGCCGCGGGGCCGCCGACGACACCGGCGACGGGTCGGTGATCATCATCATCGCCACCGATGCCCCGCTCTCGGACCGCAACCTCGGCCGTGTGGCCGCGCGCGCGATGATGGGACTCGGCCGCACCGGCAGCTCGGCCTCCAACGGGAGCGGCGACTACGCGCTCGCGTTCTCCACGGCGGAGAGCGTGCGGCGGGCGTGGGACGCGCGTCGCCACACGACGACCGAACTCGCCAACGAGGAGATGAGCGCCGTCTTCCAGGCGACCGTCGAGGCCGTGGAGGAGGCGATCTACGACTCGCTCTTCATGGCGACGACCACGACCGGGAACGGGCGCACCGTCGAGGCGATCGACCTCGCGCGGGTGCGCGAGGTGCTGCGGAAGTACGGGATCGCGCCGCGCTAGCGCTCAGGCGGTGCTCGCCGCCCGTCCGCTCATCTCGTCGATGTGGATGCGGAAGACGATCGCGCGCTCGGGCAGCGGGTCGGCGTCGGTGAGCGTCTCGGGGACGAGGCGCCGCAGGATCTCGACGCTCTGGCGGTAGGTCTCCTGCTCCTGGGCGCTCCCTTCGGCGCGCAGCAGGTAGAAGCCGCCCTTCACCACGATCGAGCGCCAGTCGAAGAGCGCCTCGACCTCGTCCACCTCGAAGGCCACCCAGCGATTGTGCGTGAGCGCCTCGAGCTTGGTGCCGGGCTGCGTGCGCCCGTAGAGCCACCCGTCCTCGAGCACGTAGTGGATGGGCTCGATGTCCACGCCATCCTTGCGCGCGAAGGCCATCCGTCCGACGAAGTGTCGCTGCAGGATCGCGAGGCACTCGGCGTGGTCGAGGTCGCGGAAGCGGGGCGTCGGGGTGGGCATCGCGGGATCTCCTATGGGGTGATGGCCCGATATGCGGCGAGCACGCGGTCGAGCGCCTGCTCGGGCGTGTCGCCGTCCGCCGAGAGGTGCCCCATCTTGCGACCGGGGCGTGCCTCCTTCTTGCCGTACAGGTGCACGCGAACGCCGGGGATCGCGAGGGCGCGCGTGAAGTCGGGCGCGCCGTGCGTCCAGATGTCGCCGAGCAGGTTGTGGATCGCCGCCGGCCGCACGACCTCCACCGATCCGAGCGGGAGATGGCAGATGGCGCGCACGAGCTGCTCGAACTGGCTCGTGGGATGCGCGCGCTCGCTGTGATGGAAGGTGTTGTGCGGCCGCGGCGCGAGCTCGTTCACGAGCAGCGTGCCGTCGGTGAGCACGAACATCTCCGTCGCGAGGAGCCCCACCACATCGAGCTTGTCGGCGATGCCGAGCGCGAGCGCCTGTGCGCGCTGCTCGAGCTCCTCGTCGGCGCCGCTCGGCGTGACGGCCCAGGTGAGCACACCGTCGGTGTGCACGTTGCGCGAGGTGGGATACGCGACGGCCTGGCCGTCGGCGCGGCGGGCGACGAGCACGCTGAGTTCGGTCTGGATGTCGAGGAAGGCCTCGACGACGCAGACGGGCGCGCCGAGCGACTCGAAGGCGGCGCGACCTTCGTCGGGGGTGCGCACGCGCACCTGGCCGCGTCCGTCGTAGCCACCCATCGCGCTCTTCACGATGCTCGGGCCGAGCGCGGCGACGGCGTCGGCGGTGGTGGTCGAATGGCGCACCGTGCGGAACGCGCCGAGCGGGAATCCGTTCGCGGCGAGCCACTCCTTCTGGCGCGCGCGCTCCTGGACGATGTACACCGCGTCGATGGGCGGGCAGAGCGGCGCCTGCGCGGCGGCGGCCTCGAGCGACGGGCGCGGGATCTGCTCGATCTCGAGCGTCACCGCGGCGCAGCCGGTCGCGAGCTCGCGCGCCGCGTCGGCGTCGGCCCACTTGGCGGTGATGGTGTGGTTGGCGACGTGACGCGCGGGGCAGTCGTGCTCGGGGTCGAGCACGCGCACGTCGTAGCCGAGCGTGCGGGCGGCCATGGCGGTCATGCGTCCGAGCTGGCCACCGCCGAGGAAGCCGATCGTCGCGCCCGGTGGGACGGGCGTGCGGGTCATGGGAGGGTCTGCGACCGGACGTCGGCGGCGCGGCTCGCGCGCCAGGCGCGGAGCTTCTCGCGCACCTCGGGGCGGTGCGAGCCGACGATCTCGGCGGCGAGGATCGCGGCGTTGGTGGCGCCCGGCTTGCCGATGGCGAGCGTGCCGACGGGGACGCCAGCGGGCATCTGCACGATGGAGAGGAGCGCGTCGAGGCCATTGAGCGCCGTGGCGTTCACCGGCACGCCGAGCACCGGCACGAGCGTCTTCGCGGCGACCATGCCAGGCAGGTGCGCCGCGCCACCGGCGGCGGCGATGATCACGAGCAGGCCGCGGGACTCGGCCTCGCTCGCGTACTCGAACATGTAGTCGGGCGTGCGGTGCGCCGAGACGACCTTCGCCTCGTAGGGGACGCCGAGGTGCTGCAGGATCTCGATCGCGGGGGC
The DNA window shown above is from Gemmatimonadota bacterium and carries:
- a CDS encoding response regulator transcription factor, with amino-acid sequence MSDDLIRVILADDHAVVRAGLKAVLGSAKDMLVVGEASNGPEAVALAERLTPDVVIMDLSIGEVDGGQATKMLIEKGIPSRVLILTMHPEEDYLVPMLEAGASGFLPKTAADKDLIDAVRTVARGDVFVRAEAARILAKGYQRKDPMHEDRARYERLTERERDVLRLTAQGYSAPEIGERLFISPKTVDTYKQRIQDKLGLSHRHEYVQFALRLGLLHA
- a CDS encoding PAS domain S-box protein — encoded protein: MLTTTSKLRLTVGAGVLALLLVGVVALEATQRAAVAVGDTSELRVVQGLLAVLLLVGLVLAWFAYASLQDDLVQRAEAEQALRSSEAKFAGILEIAADAIISIDELQRILHFNRGAELAFGYSANEVLGQPLSTLMPDRFRHGHDTHVRSFGQAQETSRQMGERREIYGLRRDGTEFAAEASISKLTRVGGNRIFTVLLRDVSERKKREEGQRQLATAVAKLGETLEVEVTERSIAQLALPWLGCGAILDVLTGTHQLRRVVPVTGDAALDAALAAVAEHPIDFDSPSRVVDVLRRARTDVAEATDEWIEAHSGDLAEFDRMRALGMGPVILLPLIAREHVLGVLKVFRRQGRPSFTEAEVHIAEELAVRAAFALDNARLYATARQATHERDHALGVVSHDLRNPISAIGMSARALLAALPPDDAAKRELVGNIMASQDLTQRMIRDLLDVASIQMGRLSVERRTEAPLPILERAMALFQREAEDKSIAFTLEADASLPTVSGDPERLLQVLANLVANALRFTERGGRITVRARRAGDEVEMSVTDTGAGIPAANMPRIFERYWTVRGNAPKGGTGLGLAIARSIVEAHGGRIWAESVLGEGSTFRFTVKVAN
- a CDS encoding glycosyltransferase, whose protein sequence is MPSCPRAFAPQQCGPCFATAHMKSAPGASVVAPANGQQSTSSSTVTVAFAGTVTARAAGAVHSAGRPSSSTSAVPTSALKENVAFAAVVVLAADSTSRTTTFGRSPRNGERTAPAMIPRGIGAGVGAGSVHPENQGMRAGTSASGTAPTNAAPVKNPSVGGDAAGANASADAFLFSSTTETLGLVILEAMASGTPVIATPAGGVADNLRDEVNGLAFPARAHAEARSWEVELDRLDAAYREVLSSRPSR
- a CDS encoding serine hydrolase; this translates as MLLSAAVLCTASLSTRLPAQGFLQGATALRERLVQRIAATRGAEVGLFIEDLATGATLGVGDTVSFHAASTMKVPVMFELFRRADEGTLDLDARIPLANAFRSIVDGSPYALSASDDSDDALYDRVGAPISYRELNERMIVRSSNLATNVLIDRLDATRVTAFTDRLGGAGVLVRRGVEDGPAFRAGLNNVTTARGLGKLLAALERGQVASVWATQAMRETLMRQEFNDEIPAGLPAGTRVAHKTGWITATTHDAAIVYPAGGRPFVLVILTRAIPERADATRLMVDLTRIVWEEYAARSGATGR
- a CDS encoding transglycosylase SLT domain-containing protein encodes the protein MPPPPPSAPPSAAPQDNKIAIVDEPVPELQQVDQQGSAESAPPLPMPIPDMAPPPPAWDIEVAPYETHERVEYFVSRFSGAMKPTFEVALARQSRYAPMIKEKLRGAGLPEDMIFLPLIESWYDPHAYSRAAAVGMWQFMTATAKGVGMRVDWWVDERRDPVRATDGAVAYLGELRETFGSVYLAAAAYNGGSGRISRGLAQHASALEGSEGDDLFFALSSQRNALRTETSDYVPKLIAAALVGKDPARYDLHVATVEPFRWDSVTVPPATPLVAVARALEVPLDTVLDYNPHILRGMTPPTGGAVWLRVPHGTTEGFLARFTAIPEAERAGVKRVVTKDGDFITRIARANGLTAKQLNWYNPQATRLRNGNLHPGQRILVPRLDVVRAARDVPDPKIERYGTSASGTYVVKRGDSLGLIARRNGTTVAALKRMNMLRSDNIRIGQKLRVR